The Medicago truncatula cultivar Jemalong A17 chromosome 4, MtrunA17r5.0-ANR, whole genome shotgun sequence genome includes a region encoding these proteins:
- the LOC25491909 gene encoding lichenase, producing MIILFLIVLIGLKTSGIGAQSIGICYGRVANNLPPAKEVIDLYKSNALEKVGGANLEVVISESGWPSHGDVAASVENAQIYYENLIKHVSNGTISRPNQALETYLFAMFDENKKGPAEIERHYDVSSLQSEFVVLERAVMLVVLCCCRDSWSVDLSVLAVSSYTMSEKMGLVLFRSVSGLIMMLANVLLLQDHDVLRNMSSRLEIVMYMLSIVVANGGYGCYRVGGAQTR from the exons atgattattttgtttcttattgTTCTTATTGGGTTGAAGACTTCAGGAATAG GAGCACAATCTATTGGAATATGCTATGGGAGAGTGGCAAACAACTTACCTCCTGCAAAGGAAGTAATAGATCTTTACAAATCAAATG CTCTTGAGAAAGTTGGAGGTGCTAATTTGGAAGTAGTCATATCAGAAAGTGGATGGCCTTCTCATGGTGATGTTGCTGCATCAGTTGAAAATGCACAAATCTACTATGAGAATTTAATTAAGCATGTTTCTAATGGGACTATTAGTAGACCTAATCAAGCATtagaaacttatttatttgccaTGTtcgatgaaaataaaaaaggaccTGCTGAAATAGAGAGACATTACG ATGTCTCGTCACTGCAGTCAGAGTTTGTTGTGCTCGAAAGAGCCGTAATGCTTGTTGTGCTTTGTTGTTGCAGGGATAGTTGGTCCGTGGATCTGTCCGTGTTGGCGGTCAGTTCATATACCATGTCTGAAAAGATGGGTTTGGTTTTGTTCAGATCCGTCTCTGGTTTGATTATGATGCTCGCGAATGTATTGCTCCTCCAAGATCATGATGTGCTTCGTAACATGTCTTCTAGGCTAGAAATAGTCATGTACATGTTGTCCATTGTTGTTGCGAATGGAGGGTACGGGtgttaccgtgttggcggtGCTCAGACTCGTTGA